Genomic DNA from Carnobacteriaceae bacterium zg-C25:
CCCACAGCATTGTTGGTGGTGTAGACATGAGCCAAGAAGAGTTAGAAGCAAATGGGTTAAACCGCTCAACAACTCACGTTGATTTTATGATTGGTTCAGAACATATGAACATTGACGGTATTACAAAAGACGGCGAACGAGTTGCCATCTTTAGAAACGGTGAATGGGCAATTTAACAAAATCGTGTTGGGATAATCACATATCCCAACACGATTTTTATATACATCAAAGCAGCACTTGTAACGTCTATGTTTTGACATAGAACCACTATAAAAACGAAAAAGCCCTAACACCAACGTGTTAGGACTTTATGTCATTAGCCTACTGCTACAACTTCTTTTCCGTCATATTTACCACATGATGGGCAAACGTGATGGCTTTTTCTTAATTCGCCACACTCTGAACATGCGCTCATGCCTGGTACTTCTAATTTGAAGTGTGTACGACGTTTGTTTTTTCTAGCTTTTGATGTTCTACGTTTTGGTACTGCCATGTTTCTTACACCTCCCAATATCTTCTAATCATTCTTTGATGAAACACGATTACTCACCTTGATCGGTAGTATTGAGTAGAGCTTTCAACCCTGCAAATCGTGGGTCAATCGTTTCCTCTGCCTCTTTTTGCTTTTGTTGTAGAAAAGCATCTTCCGTTAAAAGTGCCCATCCTTGACCATGCGGTAACTCTTGTTGTGCCAATTCTTCATCAGACAGCACTTGCAATGGTAAGTTTAACAAAATATTGTCGATAACGGATTCTTCCAAATCAATGTGGTATCCTTCAATCAAGCTTACTACTTCATCTGGATACATCTTCATTACAGAAGAAACATACATTTCTTGAGCAAAACGTTCGCTAACGTCAACATTCATATGATACGGCACTGGATTTAGCGTGCGTGAAGAAGGTAGAGTTACAATCGCTTCTAGTGTAAACATCGCTAAAATGCTTTGTTTATCCGATAAAAGCGTCCCATTCAACTTCACAGGTGACACATCTAATATTTCAGTTTCTCGCTTCAGTAGCGATGATTTGATATCAACCACTTCTGAAAACTGTAGTGGCTGACCACTATTATCTTCAATTTGTTTAATTGACCATTTCATATTCTTCACTCCTAAAGCAACATAACGAATTATACTAATATAACGGCAATTTGTCAATGATTTTTAGCGATTGTAACAGGGTGAATTTTCAAAAAAACACAATAACATCAACAAAAAAGCACATTAAAAATAGAAACAACTAAAACAGCTATTATAATTTTGTTTTTCAGTAACACTCCGTCTACAATTTTCTCACCATTTCACTATTATTCGGGCTGTATAATTTTTAGGGCTGATGGCATAAGCCACCAACCCTAATTTCATGTAAACAAAAAGGCAAGTTTCTCTTAAATTAAAAGTACCAACAAATAATAAGGAGAAATTCCCCATGTTTAGTATAACAGAAACATCATTACAATTAAAGGAGAAAAACAGTAACTTATAGAACTAAGTTAGCCAACAATACAAAAATCTCTTGTAAAGTATACTTTTAACCACAATAAAACGAGTGAGTGTATCATGTACATTTCGGCGAGCCGTACTTCACTTTGTGGTTTAACGAAAAGATAGTGACTGAACATCCGTTAAATTACTATCTTTATGAGCTATCAACCCTATTTGACATAGAGCCATTTTTGGTCACCAACACCATTTGACATAGAACCCTATATAGACCGAAAAAAAAGACAAGGTCGTTAGAACCTTGTCAACTGATACCGGCGGCCGGGGTCGAACCGGCACGCCCGCGAGGGCACTGGATTTTGAGTCCAGCGCGTCTGCCAATTCCGCCACGCCGGCATAATATCAATTAAGGCGGTAACCGGATTTGAACCGGTGATCAAGGTTTTGCAGACCCATGCCTTACCACTTGGCTATACCGCCACATATAAAAAAACTGGGGTAGCTGGATTCGAACCAACGAATGACGGAGTCAAAGTCCGTTGCCTTACCGCTTGGCTATACCCCAATAAAAAGGCGATTGACGGGAATCGAACCCGCGAATACCGGAGCCACAATCCGGGGCGTTAACCACTTCGCCACAACCGCCATATTACTATACAGGGGTAGTAGGAATCGAACCCACACTGAAGGTTTTGGAGACCTTAGTTCTACCTTTAAACTATACCCCTTGATAGTTAATGGGGAGAGAAGGATTCGAACCTTCGAACCGTAAGGAACGGATTTACAGTCCGCCGCGTTTAGCCTCTTCGCTATCTCCCCAAATTATTATAAATGGTTCAGGACAGAATCGAACTGCCGACACCTTGAGCTTCAATCAAGTGCTCTACCAACTGAGCTACTGAACCAAACGGTCCCGACGGGAATCGAACCCGCGATCTTCTGCGTGACAGGCAGACATGTTAACCCCTACACCACGGAACCAATGGAGGTTAACGGGATCGAACCGCTGACCCTCTGCTTGTAAGGCAGATGCTCTCCCAGCTGAGCTAAACCTCCAACTATCTATGACCCGTACGGGATTCGAACCCGTGTTACCGCCGTGAAAGGGCGGTGTCTTAACCGCTTGACCAACGGGCCTTTATTACGGAGAGTAAGGGATTCGAACCCTTGAGACAGTTTTATCCGCCTACACGATTTCCAATCGTGCTCCTTCGGCCTCTCGGACAACTCTCCCGGATACTATTTCCTTCTCCAACTCCGCTTGTAGGACTTGAACCTACGACATCATGATTAACAGTCATGCGCTCTACCGACTGAGCTAAAGCGGATTATTATAAGCGTGGCAACGTCCTACTCTTGCGGGAAGTTTCCCTCCAACTACCATCGGCGATAAGAAGCTTAACTGCTGTGTTCGACATGGGTACAGGTGTGTCCTTCTTTCCATCATTACCACACTTATTCTTTTTCGAAAAGTTCTTTCAAACCTCTCACCACTGAATACAATTATTAACCAAACCTACTCACTTTCTCACGTTTCTTGGATAAGTCCTCGACCGATTAGTACTAGTCCGCTCCATATATCACTACACTTCCACTCCTAGCCTATCTACCTGATCGTCTCTCAGGGGTCTTACTCTTCTTACAGATGGGAAATCTCATCTTGAGGGGGGCTTCACGCTTAGATGCTTTCAGCGTTTATCCCGTCCACACATAGCTACCCAGCGATGCTCTTGGCAGAACAACTGGTACACCAGCGGTGTGTCCATCCCGGTCCTCTCGTACTAAGGACAGCTCCTCTCAAATTTCCTACGCCCGCGACGGATAGGGACCGAACTGTCTCACGACGTTCTGAACCCAGCTCGCGTACCGCTTTAATGGGCGAACAGCCCAACCCTTGGGACCGACTTCAGCCCCAGGATGCGATGAGCCGACATCGAGGTGCCAAACCTCCCCGTCGATGTGAACTCTTGGGGGAGATAAGCCTGTTATCCCCAGGGTAGCTTTTATCCGTTGAGCGATGGCCCTTCCATACGGTACCACCGGATCACTAAGCCCGACTTTCGTCCCTGCTCGACTTGTTGGTCTCGCAGTCAAGCTCCCTTCTGCCTTTACACTCTTCGAATGATTTCCAACCATTCTGAGGGAACCTTTGGGCGCCTCCGTTACATTTTAGGAGGCGACCGCCCCAGTCAAACTGCCCGTCTGACACTGTCTCCCACCGGGTTAACCGGTGCGGGTTAGAGTGGCCATGTAACAAGGGTAGTATCCCACCAGCGCCTCCTGCGAAACTGGCGTCCCGCTCTCCTAGGCTCCTACCTATCCTGTACATGTTACACAAACACTCAATATCAAACTGCAGTAAAGCTCCATGGGGTCTTTCCGTCCTGTCGCGGGTAACCTGCATCTTCACAGGTACTATAATTTCACCGAGCCTCTCGTTGAGACAGTGCCCAAATCGTTACGCCTTTCGTGCGGGTCGGAACTTACCCGACAAGGAATTTCGCTACCTTAGGACCGTTATAGTTACGGCCGCCGTTTACTGGGGCTTCAATTCAAAGCTTCGCTTGCGCTAACCTCTCCTCTTAACCTTCCAGCACCGGGCAGGCGTCAGCCCCTATACGTCATCTTTCGATTTTGCAGAGACCTGTGTTTTTGATAAACAGTCGCTTGGGCCTATTCACTGCGGCTGACCTGAAGTCAGCACCCCTTCTCCCGAAGTTACGGGGTCATTTTGCCGAGTTCCTTAACGAGAGTTCGCTCGCTCACCTTAGGATTCTCTCCTCAACTACCTGTGTCGGTTTGCGGTACGGGTTGTTCGTCTCTTGCTAGAAGCTTTTCTTGACAGTGTGATTGATAAGATAGCCGTTACTTCATATTTCACGACCCCATCATCACTCATCCTTATCGATGAAAAGCATTTGACTCTTCATCAGACTCGTGATTTAGTACAACTATTCCAGCAGTTGCCTCTTTCAACCTCCTGTGTCCCTCCATCGCTCAAACGATTCGAACAAGTACAGGAATATCAACCTGTTATCCATCGACTACGCCTATCGGCCTCGCCTTAGGTCCCGACTAACCCTGGGAGGACGAGCCTTCCCCAGGAAACCTTAGTTATTCGGTGGACGGGATTCTCACCCGTCTTTCGCTACTCATACCGGCATTCTCACTTCTAAGCGCTCCACCACTCCTTACGGTGTAGCTTCGTCGCCCTTAGAACGCTCTCCTACCACTTGCGCTCTTCACGCAAATCCACAGCTTCGGTGTTCAGTTTAGCCCCGGTACATTTTCGGCGCAGGGTCACTCGACTAGTGAGCTATTACGCACTCTTTAAATGATGGCTGCTTCTAAGCCAACATCCTAGTTGTTTAAGCAACCCCACATCCTTTTCCACTTAACTGATACTTTGGGACCTTAGCTGGTGGTCTGGGCTGTTTCCCTTTCGACTACGGATCTTATCACTCGCAGTCTGACTCCCGTTTATAAATATTTGGCATTCGGAGTTTATCTGAATTCGGTAACCCGAGAGGGGCCCCTAGTCCAAACAGTGCTCTACCTCCAATATTCTTACAACGAGGCTAGCCCTAAAGCTATTTCGGAGAGAACCAGCTATCTCCAAGTTCGATTGGAATTTCTCCGCTACCCACAAGTCATCCAAGCACTTTTCAACGTGCCCTGGTTCGGTCCTCCAGTGTGTCTTACCACACCTTCAACCTGCTCATGGGTAGGTCACTTGGTTTCGGGTCTACGACTACGTACTCTATTTCGCCCTATTCAGACTCGCTTTCGCTTCGGCTCCGTCTCTTCAACTTAACCTCGCACGCAATCGTAACTCGCCGGTCCATTCTACAAAAGGTACGCTATCACACATTAACGTGCTCTAACTACTTGTAAGCACACGGTTTCAGGTTCTCTTTCACTCCCCTCCCGGGGTGCTTTTCACCTTTCCCTCACGGTACTTGTTCACTATCGGTCACTAAGGAGTATTTAGCCTTGCCAGATGGTCCTGGCGGATTCCGACGGGATTTCTCGTGTCCCGCCGTACTCAGGATCCTGCTAGAGGTTGTCAAGATTTTGATTACGAGGCTTTCACTCTCTTTGGCCAACTTTCCCAAGTTGTTCTTCTATCCTTTCAACTCCCATGTTGCAGTCCTACAACCCCAACAAGCATGCTCGTTGGTTTGGGCTCTTTCCGTTTCGCTCGCCGCTACTCAGGAAATCGATTTTTCTTTCTCTTCCTGCAGGTAATGAGATGTTTCAGTTCCCTGCGTCTACCTTCTCATGTGCTATTGATTCACACATGGATACTACACCATTACATGTAGTGGGTTCCCCCATTCGGAAATCTCTGGATCATTGCGTACTTACTGCTCCCCAAAGCATATCGGTGTTCGTCCCGTCCTTCTTCGGCTCTTAGTGCCAAGGCATTCACCGTGCGCCCTTATTTACTTAACCTACCATACTAATCTATGATCAATATGAGTTTAAACGCGATTCGTTTTTCATTAAAAAACTCTTTTTTCAAACATTTCTGTTTCTCGGTAAAATTTTTGGTTTGTTTTACTTAATTGTATTCAGTTGTCAAAGGTCTGTTTGTACCCTTTCAGGTACATGGAGAATAGCGGGATCGAACCGCTGACCTCCTGCGTGCAAAGCAGGCGCTCTCCCAGCTGAGCTAATCCCCCCAACTCTTTGAGTGGTTTATCTTTTCACTTAGATAACCCTCTCAAAACTAAACAATGTAAAAACTCCTTTGTGCATTCCTTCTTTTCCTTAGAAAGGAGGTGATCCAGCCGCACCTTCCGATACGGCTACCTTGTTACGACTTCACCCCAATCATCTATCCCACCTTAGACGGCTAGCTCCATTACTGGTTACCCCACCGGCTTCGGGTGTTACAAACTCTCGTGGTGTGACGGGCGGTGTGTACAAGACCCGGGAACGTATTCACCGCAACGTGCTGATTTGCGATTACTAGCGATTCCGGCTTCATGTAGGCGAGTTGCAGCCTACAATCCGAACTGAGAACGGCTTTAAGAGATTCGCTTACCCTCGCGAGTTCGCTGCTCGTTGTACCGTCCATTGTAGCACGTGTGTAGCCCAAGTCATAAGGGGCATGATGATTTGACGTCATCCCCACCTTCCTCCGGTTTGTCACCGGCAGTCTCACTAGAGTGCCCAACTGAATGCTGGCAACTAGTAATAAGGGTTGCGCTCGTTGCGGGACTTAACCCAACATCTCACGACACGAGCTGACGACAACCATGCACCACCTGTCACTTTGTCCCCGAAGGGAAAGCTCTATCTCTAGAGTGGTCAAAGGATGTCAAGACTTGGTAAGGTTCTTCGCGTTGCTTCGAATTAAACCACATGCTCCACCGCTTGTGCGGGTCCCCGTCAATTCCTTTGAGTTTCAACCTTGCGGTCGTACTCCCCAGGCGGAGTGCTTAATGCGTTAGCTGCGGCACTAAAGGGTGGAAACCCTCTAACACCTAGCACTCATCGTTTACGGCGTGGACTACCAGGGTATCTAATCCTGTTTGCTCCCCACGCTTTCGAGACTCAGCGTCAGTTACAGACCAGAGAGTCGCCTTCGCCACTGGTGTTCCTCCATATATCTACGCATTCCACCGCTACACATGGAATTCCACTCTCCTCTTCTGCACTCAAGTTCCCCAGTTTCCAATGACCCTCCACGGTTGAGCCGTGGGCTTTCACATCAGACTTAAGGAACCGCCTGCTCTCGCTTTACGCCCAATAAATCCGGACAACGCTTGCCACCTACGTATTACCGCGGCTGCTGGCACGTAGTTAGCCGTGGCTTTCTGGTTAGATACCGTCAATCTCTTAGCAGTTACTCTAAGAGGTGTTCTTTTCTAACAACAGAGTTTTACGATCCGAAAACCTTCTTCACTCACGCGGCGTTGCTCGGTCAGACTTTCGTCCATTGCCGAAGATTCCCTACTGCTGCCTCCCGTAGGAGTTTGGGCCGTGTCTCAGTCCCAATGTGGCCGATCACCCTCTCAGGTCGGCTACGTATCATTGCCTTGGTGAGCCGTTACCTCACCAACTAGCTAATACGCCGCGGGTCCATCTACAAGCGACAGCTTACGCCGCCTTTCCCAACACGTTCATGCGAATGTGTTGACTATTCGGTATTAGCAGTCGTTTCCGACTGTTATCCCCATCTTGCAGGTAGGTTACCCACGTGTTACTCACCCGTCCGCCGCTAAGCGTGAAAAGTGCAAGCACTCTTCACAACCCCGCTCGACTTGCATGTATTAGGCACGCCGCCAGCGTTTGTCCTGAGCCAGGATCAAACTCTCATTAAAAATTTGAGTTTTTAAAGCTCATTTAAATTACTGACTTGTTCGAATTTTCATCCGATTTATTGTTTTGTTTGGTTATTAATTGACTTAATAATCCCTACACATTTGGTTTGTCTTTACTTTGTTTAGTTTTCAAAGGGCTATGTCGTCTTGACGACTTAGTTATAATATCAAACTCACCTGAAACCGTCAACCTTTTTTTTAACTTTTTTTCATTATTTTTCGTTTTTTTGAAAAACGTTGATTTATAGCGGTTTTTATTT
This window encodes:
- the rpmF gene encoding 50S ribosomal protein L32; translated protein: MAVPKRRTSKARKNKRRTHFKLEVPGMSACSECGELRKSHHVCPSCGKYDGKEVVAVG
- a CDS encoding DUF177 domain-containing protein; this translates as MKWSIKQIEDNSGQPLQFSEVVDIKSSLLKRETEILDVSPVKLNGTLLSDKQSILAMFTLEAIVTLPSSRTLNPVPYHMNVDVSERFAQEMYVSSVMKMYPDEVVSLIEGYHIDLEESVIDNILLNLPLQVLSDEELAQQELPHGQGWALLTEDAFLQQKQKEAEETIDPRFAGLKALLNTTDQGE